TTGTGCGCCGCTTCCATCACTTCGGCGCGGCCGGCTCGCGCTCCCTCATGCGCGCTGGCATGGATGAGTTCGTCCAGCACGATCAGATCGCCTTTCTGAGGCAAGGTCGTGAGCACCGCGAAATTGGCGACATAGCCGCCGCCGAAGAACAGCGCGCGCTCGGCGCCGAAGAAGCCGGCCGCTTTGGCTTCGAGTGCCTCGTGCTCAGGCGCGTTGCCGCGCAAGAGGCGCGAGCCGGTCGCCCCGACGGGCGTGCCTGCGGCGAGCGCCGCTGCGACCGCCTCCGCCATCCGCTTCGAGCGCGCGAGACCGAGATAGTCGTTGGAGGCGAAGTCGAGGCCGGCGCGGCCGCTCAAGGTGCGCAACCGGTTCTTGCGGGCCAACCCGCGCAGGCTGGTCTCGTAGCGCTCGAGCAAGGCTCGGCCGTTCACTGGGCTTCGCGCGCAAAAGGCTTGATGCCCAGGCGGCGGAACAGGGCGCTGTCCTTGTCCTCTCCGGGGTTTTCGGCGGTCAGCAACGTGTCGCCGACGAAGACCGAGTTGGCACCGGCGAAGAAGCAAAGCGCCTGCATCTCGTCGCTCATCGCCGTGCGGCCGGCCGAGAGCCGCACATGCGACTTCGGCATCATGATGCGGGCAAGGGCGATGGTGCGCACGAATTCGATCGGTTCGATGGGGTCAGCTTCGGCGAGCGGCGTGCCCTCGATCGGAATCAGCATGTTGATCGGCACGCTGTCGGGCGGCTCCGGCAGGTTGGCGAGCGTCACCAGCATGTCGATGCGGTCGGCCTTCTCCTCGCCCATGCCGACGATGCCGCCGCAGCACACCTTGATACCGCTGTCGCGGACATTCGCCAGCGTGTCCAGCCGGTCGGCAAAGGTTCGCGTCGAGATGACCTCGCTGTAGTAGCGCTCGGACGTGTCGATGTTGTGGTTGTAATAGTCGAGGCCGGCCTGCTTCAGCCGCTGCGCCTGGCCGAGCTCGAGCATGCCGAGCGTCATGCAGGTCTCCATGCCGAGCGCTTTCACGCCCTCGACCATGGCGATCACCGCGTCCATGTCCCGCTCCTTGGGACTGCGCCAGGCGGCCCCCATGCAATAGCGAGTGGCGCCAGCGTCGCGCGCCTTCGTAGCCTCAGCGATGACGCGCTGAACCTCCATCAGCTTCGAGGCCTTGAGGCCCGACTGGTGATGCGAGGACTGGCTGCAATAGCCGCAATCCTCGGGGCAGCCGCCGGTCTTGATCGAAAGCAGCCGAGACAGCTGCACCCGGTTGGGATCGAAATTCTCCCGGTGGGTGGTCTGGGCCTGGAAGAGCAGATCGTTGAAGGGCAGGTCGTAAACTGTCTGGGCTTCCTCTCGCGTCCAGGGCGGAAGCGCCCAGCCGATTGGATCGGAGGTCCGGTCCGGGCTGAGTTCGGGGTTCATATCCACCTTAACCTCCAAAACCATCATCTATTCTTGAGCAGGGAGCGTTGCGGGGGCGGCTGATTGACAAGCCTATCCCAATGGCCCAGCGAGAAGTACTCATATGGAAGGCGATTACCGTTTTCAAAGCAAAAAGCCCCAGCTGCCGCCGGCAATGGCTCAGCTCGTCAGCGCAGACCGCTGGCATCCATTGTTTCGCCTTGAACGCAGTAACACTCCCTTCTGATCGCGTCGCAGGAGTCGGTGAAGGCGACGGCCAGCAGATAACCGAGAGATTCCAGCCCGTGAGAAGCAGCCATCTCGCGCAGTTCGTCGAGCCGGCAGACGATAAAGCCGAGTGCTTCGCAGCGGGCCTTTGTTAATTCATCCGTCATCTCTCCGCCCCTCGCCAATCTGAACCGTATCGCCTGACGGCGCAGCCTTGCTTCCAGGCGCCTCTATGAGTGGCAGGAATGGCGCCGGCGAGCATACGACTCGCGCATTCTCGGCAAGGCCGGTTCATGTCCGTTCCATCAGTTCAGACGCCTGCTGCAGTTGGCATCCACCGGCACATCCAGGCCGATGTCGAGGATCGGCGCGCTGTGGGTCAGCCAGCCAACTGAGATAAGGTCGACACCGGTCGCCGCGATTGCCGCAGCACTCGCTCGGGTTATCCGACCTGACGCTTCCGTGATCGCGCGGCCGCCGACCATCGCGACAGCCTGTGAAAGCTCCTCGACTGACATATTGTCGAGGAGCACGGCGTCGACGCCCACTTGCAGCGCCAACTCAAGCTGTTCCAGCGTGTCGACCTCGACCTCGATCTTGACCATGTGGCCTATGGCGCTGCGCGCCCGTTCGATTGCGGTGCGGATGTCACCCGCAATGGCGATGTGGTTGTCCTTGATGAGCACGGCGTCGTCTAGTGCAAAACGGTGGTTGGCGCCGCCTCCGGCGCGCACGGCGTATTTTTCTAGGGCCCGCAGGCCGGGCGTCGTCTTTCGCGTGCACACGATCTTCGCGCTATGACCGTGCACCGCATCGACGAGCGCAGCTGTCGCGGTGGCAATGCCGCTCAGTTTGCAAAGGAAATTGAGCGCAGTCCGCTCGGCCGTCAGCAGGCTTCGCGCCGGTCCGCTGACGATCGCGATGGTTTCCCCGGCCGAAACCTTCCCGCCGTCCCGACAGCGCAACTGCATGTCGGTGGCAGGATCGACGAGCAGGAAGGCAAACATCGCCAGATCAAGCCCGGCAATGACGCCAGTCTGCCGCGCGTTCAGCGCAAGCGTCGCCTTGCGCTCGGCGGGGATGATTGCATCGCTCGTGATGTCGCCGGCTCGACCGAAATCTTCCAGAAGGGCGCTGCGCACGATCGGCTCGATAACGACCTGGGGAAGCGGTGCAAGTGAAGGCATTTTAACAGCTCCGTTGGGACGTTTGCCAGCTAAGTGCGACGGCGCTCTCGAATGCCGAGCATAACGTCAGTCGCGAGCGGAGGGGGGCAGGATCGCGCCCGGGGAAATCGGATCGGTGGTGCGAGCCGCGGCTCTCCTCACGTCTAAGCGCCGCAATCGCGATTAACAGCGCCACCAGTCCAGGGTCTGCCGCCGTCGTCTCGCCAATGGCGATCGGCAGCAGAGCCGCCACGGCTTGCCGCAGTCCCTTGCCGTTGCGGACAATGCCAAGCGTATTGGAGACTACATTGCGAATAGATGAAGGGTCCGGTTGCAGTGGAATGATTGCGGGAAGACGGGGCCACTGCCAGCCGGCGCAAGTGCCAGCGATGCTTGCCGCCACCCAGGCCGCTGTTGCGACCGCCTCAGCCAGCGAGTTGCTGGCCAGCCGGTTGGCGCCGTGCAGGCCGGTGCATGCAACCTCGCCGCATGCCCACAGGCCGCTAACGGAACTGCGGCCCTCGGCATCCACGGCCACGCCACCCATGTGATAGTGCGCGGCCGGGCGTACCGGTATGGGTTCGACGGCCGGGTCGATTCCGGATTGCCGGCAAGCCGCCTCGATCGCCGGAAAGCGTTTTGCGAATTTCGGTCCGAGGCATTGCCGGGCGTCGAGAAATACACGGTGGCCCGCGGTGAGCTGATAGGAGATCGCCCGCGCGACCACGTCACGCGATGCTAGCTCGGCACCGGGCGTATCGCCAAGGAAGCGCTGGCCGTGTTCGTCGATGAGCACTGCGCCTTCGCCGCGCACGGCTTCGCTCACGAGCGGCATTGGACGGCGGGGGCTGTCGAGTGCGGTTGGATGGAACTGCACGAATTCGAGATCGGCAAGCTCAGCGCCGGCGCAGGCGGCCAGCGCCAGCCCGTGCCCGAAGGAGCCAAGCGGGTTCGTCGTATCACTAAAGAGGCCGCCGATGCCGCCGCTCGCAAGCACCACGCGGCGCGTCGGCAATGCGAAGGCGCCGGTATATCGGACCGCCAACACACCCACAATGCCGCCCTCCGCTACCACGAGGCGAAGGGCTGTCACGCCTTCCAGGATCGTGATCGAACGTGTCCGCCGCACCGCGGCGACGAGCGTGCGGAACAACTCGCGGCCGGTGGCGTCGCCGGCTGCGTGCACGATCCGGCGGCGCGAATGCGCCGCCTCCAGGCCGAGCCGCAGTTTTCCATCCGACGCGCGGTCAAAAGGAGCACCCAGACGAATGAGATGGTCGATTGCGTAGGGTACGGCTTCGACCACCCGCTTAACCATCGCTTCGTCGCAAAGCCCGTCGCCGGCGGCAAGCGTGTCGGTGAGGTGCAGTTCGGGGCTATCGTCTTCGCCGAGGCTCGCTGCGAGCCCACCCTGAGCGAGCGTGCTCGAGGCATCCGTTCCAAGCGGGGTACTGGAGAGAACGACGACTGGTTGCGGCGCCAGATGAAGCGCCGTCATCAGGCCGGCAACGCCCGCGCCGATGATGACCGGAGCCCCGTCAATGTCCTGGATGTCTGGCGTCATACAAAGAGCATGCGCTCGACTGCCCAACGAGCCCGCTCAGCGACACGTAGATCGATTGTGACGACGTGACGGTTCTCCTCGAGCGCGCTACGGATGTTGGCGAGCGTAATGCGCTTCATGTGCGGGCAGAGGTTGCACGGGCGCACGAACTCGATTTCCGGATGTTCGACCGCGACGTTGTCGCTCATCGAGCACTCCGTCATCAGCACCACACGCGCCGGCTTGTGCTGCCGGACATAGTCCGACATCGCGGCGGTCGAGCCCGCGAAATCCGCTTCCGCGACAACCTCCGGCGGGCATTCGGGATGGGCAAGCACGGTGATCCCGGGATGCGCCTCGCGCAGCTCGTGTATGTCGGCGGGGCTGAAGCGCTCATGCACTTCGCAGTGCCCCTTCCAGGCGATGATCTCGACCTTGGTCTGCGCCGCGATGTTTCTCGCCAAGTATTCGTCGGGCAGCATGATCACGCGCGGCACCCCGAGCGACTTCACCACTGCGAGCGCATTCCCCGAGGTGCAGCAGATGTCGGACTCGGCCTTCACGGCGGCGGAGGTATTGACGTAGGTGACGATTGGAACGGAAGGATAGCGCTGCCGCATCAGGCGCACGTCCTGGGGCGTGATCGAGTCGGCCAGTGAACAACCGGCCTTGGGGTCCGGAATGAGCACGGTCTTGTCGGGATTGAGGAGCTTGGCCGTCTCCGCCATGAAATGCACGCCGGCGAGCACGATCACGTCCGCATCGACGGTTATTGCCTTGCGGGCGAGCGCCAGGCTGTCGCCGACGATGTCGGCCACGCAATGGAAGATTTCGGGCGTCTGATAGTTGTGCGCGAGGATCACGGCGTTGCGCTCGCGCTTTAGCGTCAGAATGGCGTCGATGTCGTCGGCGAATGCCGGCCATTCAATCGGCGGAATGACGCCTTGGACACGCTCATACAGGGCCGCAGCCGTAGGTAATGCCGCGGTCATCGGCGCCTCCACTTATAGTCCATATGGCTATAAGGGGTATATGTCTATCCTGACTATAAGGATGTCAAGACCGTGCCAGAGGCAATTTTGTTCCAGCCATGACCGTTTCGTCAAGGACGGCATGGCGGAAGCGATATAGTTTCGCGGGCCGGCCGCCGGTTTCTGCAGTAGTTTCGCCAGTCTCTTCGACCAGCTCTTGCTGCTCGATCAGTCGACGGAAGTTCGGCTTGTTAACGAGCCTGCCGGCCAACGCCTCCACAGTTCGCTGCAGCTGTAGAAGCGTGAAAACTGGCGGCATCAGCTCGAACACCACGGGACGGTATTTGATTTTGGAGCGCAATCGCGCAATACCGGTTGCCAAGATGCGGCGATGATCGGCGACCATCGACGTGCCGGGCACAGGGATGAGGACGCCCGAATCCCCGGCGCGAGCCGCCTCTTGAACCAGCGCTGCCTCATAGAGCAGCTCATAGCGGTGGAGTACGAGTTCCTCGTTCCATGGCCGATCATCGAAGCCGAAAGCCACTGCTGCCCGCCGCCGCCGCTCCCGACAGGTCTCGGCGTCTGGCGCGCCTTCCGCCCATTCCATTAGGCGCGTGCGCAGAACTTCCAGCAACACCGGCGGCGTACCGGAGCGATGGTCTTCCCACGGAAAGTAGTCGTACCAGCTTCCCCAGCACCGCTTGGCCGAGGCGCTGGCATATTCTTCCCGAGTGAGTGCGAGATAGCTGATTGAAATCACGCGCTGCTGGTGCTCGGCAACGATCCTGTCACGGTCGGCGAAGGTATAGAGCTGCTCGATGTAACCTAGCGGCTGATCGGTCTGCTGTTCGACCCATTCCCGAAGACCTGATTGCAGAGAGCGGTGGTCGAACTCGAAAGGACCTGACGGCAGCGCCTTCGCTTGGCCGATCGTGAGAACGCAAGGTTCACCCTCATTGACGGCGACCACGACCGCGATCAGGTCGGCCTTGAGATCGTCGATCTTGCGTCCGGCTCGGCCTCTCCTGGTGTCTTTTGACTGATCGTTCATGTTCCCAAACATGTTGACCCGCTCCGGCACGAAGCGGCTCAATCGATTTAATAACCTTTATCACGCCTGCCGGGGCGTCGAACACCACGCGTCGTGGCGTTTTTACTCTTCCCAGCTACACCGGTTGTGCCAAACGCGACGCCCGCACGTGGTAACGCAGGGGAAGGAGCCTTTATTGAGTGCGGTCGGTGACACAAGGCTGATCACACCGCCTCACATTCGTTCACGCGAAGGCGGAAGCCGCACTGCATGACGGCCTGGACGTCAATGGGTCGGTCATGGGCTGATGTCTCTCACAGCAAAGGGTCTTCCTCAATTTATATGGCATGATGGCAGCATTCGTGCCCTGAGTAGTTCGGGGCCTGCCCTGCCATACATTGCGCGCTTGAGGGTCTTGAGACGGTTGATCTGGCCGCCGGTCTGTCCGTGCTCCAAGGCACGATAGTGCTTGGGCCGCATGTATGTGCCCAACAACAGCGGCCTGAGCCCGATAG
The genomic region above belongs to Mesorhizobium sp. B4-1-4 and contains:
- the nadC gene encoding carboxylating nicotinate-nucleotide diphosphorylase, translated to MPSLAPLPQVVIEPIVRSALLEDFGRAGDITSDAIIPAERKATLALNARQTGVIAGLDLAMFAFLLVDPATDMQLRCRDGGKVSAGETIAIVSGPARSLLTAERTALNFLCKLSGIATATAALVDAVHGHSAKIVCTRKTTPGLRALEKYAVRAGGGANHRFALDDAVLIKDNHIAIAGDIRTAIERARSAIGHMVKIEVEVDTLEQLELALQVGVDAVLLDNMSVEELSQAVAMVGGRAITEASGRITRASAAAIAATGVDLISVGWLTHSAPILDIGLDVPVDANCSRRLN
- the bioB gene encoding biotin synthase BioB gives rise to the protein MNPELSPDRTSDPIGWALPPWTREEAQTVYDLPFNDLLFQAQTTHRENFDPNRVQLSRLLSIKTGGCPEDCGYCSQSSHHQSGLKASKLMEVQRVIAEATKARDAGATRYCMGAAWRSPKERDMDAVIAMVEGVKALGMETCMTLGMLELGQAQRLKQAGLDYYNHNIDTSERYYSEVISTRTFADRLDTLANVRDSGIKVCCGGIVGMGEEKADRIDMLVTLANLPEPPDSVPINMLIPIEGTPLAEADPIEPIEFVRTIALARIMMPKSHVRLSAGRTAMSDEMQALCFFAGANSVFVGDTLLTAENPGEDKDSALFRRLGIKPFAREAQ
- a CDS encoding NUDIX hydrolase; the encoded protein is MNDQSKDTRRGRAGRKIDDLKADLIAVVVAVNEGEPCVLTIGQAKALPSGPFEFDHRSLQSGLREWVEQQTDQPLGYIEQLYTFADRDRIVAEHQQRVISISYLALTREEYASASAKRCWGSWYDYFPWEDHRSGTPPVLLEVLRTRLMEWAEGAPDAETCRERRRRAAVAFGFDDRPWNEELVLHRYELLYEAALVQEAARAGDSGVLIPVPGTSMVADHRRILATGIARLRSKIKYRPVVFELMPPVFTLLQLQRTVEALAGRLVNKPNFRRLIEQQELVEETGETTAETGGRPAKLYRFRHAVLDETVMAGTKLPLARS
- the nadA gene encoding quinolinate synthase NadA → MTAALPTAAALYERVQGVIPPIEWPAFADDIDAILTLKRERNAVILAHNYQTPEIFHCVADIVGDSLALARKAITVDADVIVLAGVHFMAETAKLLNPDKTVLIPDPKAGCSLADSITPQDVRLMRQRYPSVPIVTYVNTSAAVKAESDICCTSGNALAVVKSLGVPRVIMLPDEYLARNIAAQTKVEIIAWKGHCEVHERFSPADIHELREAHPGITVLAHPECPPEVVAEADFAGSTAAMSDYVRQHKPARVVLMTECSMSDNVAVEHPEIEFVRPCNLCPHMKRITLANIRSALEENRHVVTIDLRVAERARWAVERMLFV
- a CDS encoding L-aspartate oxidase gives rise to the protein MTPDIQDIDGAPVIIGAGVAGLMTALHLAPQPVVVLSSTPLGTDASSTLAQGGLAASLGEDDSPELHLTDTLAAGDGLCDEAMVKRVVEAVPYAIDHLIRLGAPFDRASDGKLRLGLEAAHSRRRIVHAAGDATGRELFRTLVAAVRRTRSITILEGVTALRLVVAEGGIVGVLAVRYTGAFALPTRRVVLASGGIGGLFSDTTNPLGSFGHGLALAACAGAELADLEFVQFHPTALDSPRRPMPLVSEAVRGEGAVLIDEHGQRFLGDTPGAELASRDVVARAISYQLTAGHRVFLDARQCLGPKFAKRFPAIEAACRQSGIDPAVEPIPVRPAAHYHMGGVAVDAEGRSSVSGLWACGEVACTGLHGANRLASNSLAEAVATAAWVAASIAGTCAGWQWPRLPAIIPLQPDPSSIRNVVSNTLGIVRNGKGLRQAVAALLPIAIGETTAADPGLVALLIAIAALRREESRGSHHRSDFPGRDPAPLRSRLTLCSAFESAVALSWQTSQRSC